In Opitutaceae bacterium TAV5, one genomic interval encodes:
- a CDS encoding transcriptional regulator produces the protein MTEIARHAGVSVAAVSSFLNNRNYGIRVSEGTQQRIVAACRKLNYQPKSQAARARIHPQLGAVCFMVNSRTPDGAQNHYFGRMLAGVMGAMKQSEQQVTYALYDLDTDYVRHPERLPLPLRDESASKFVVASAPNPSLVQHLLASGRPFVYLGQHLEMPGFLSICPDYAEASRLAVHHLYGLGHRNIAFITGPFGSTLYNQTEIERGFALGMREVGLTLLPHLLCHGNLATEEVSAAVDYCMAQEQAVRPTALFCFHDTAAICAAGRLQARGFRVPDEVSVMGLNDEAGAATSHPAITTIHFPLEEMGRAGLAEVERQALEGRPAASGKIVLPVRLVERASCAASGKS, from the coding sequence ATGACGGAAATCGCCCGCCATGCCGGGGTCTCCGTGGCGGCGGTGTCGTCGTTTCTCAACAACCGCAACTACGGCATCCGCGTGAGCGAGGGCACGCAGCAGCGGATCGTCGCGGCGTGCCGGAAACTCAACTACCAGCCCAAAAGCCAGGCGGCACGGGCGCGCATCCATCCGCAGCTCGGGGCCGTGTGTTTCATGGTCAACAGCCGCACGCCCGACGGCGCGCAAAACCATTATTTCGGCCGGATGCTCGCCGGCGTGATGGGGGCGATGAAACAGAGCGAGCAGCAGGTGACGTATGCGTTGTACGATCTCGATACGGATTACGTGCGCCACCCGGAGCGCTTGCCGCTGCCCCTGCGGGACGAGAGCGCGAGCAAGTTTGTCGTGGCCAGCGCGCCGAACCCCTCGCTCGTGCAGCATCTGCTGGCGAGCGGACGGCCGTTTGTGTACCTCGGGCAGCACCTGGAGATGCCCGGCTTCCTGAGCATTTGTCCGGACTACGCGGAGGCTTCGCGCCTGGCGGTGCATCATCTGTACGGGCTGGGGCACCGGAACATCGCGTTTATCACCGGGCCGTTCGGCAGCACGCTCTACAACCAGACGGAAATCGAGCGCGGCTTCGCGCTGGGGATGCGCGAGGTGGGGCTGACCTTGCTGCCGCATCTGCTGTGTCATGGAAATCTGGCTACGGAAGAGGTGTCCGCGGCGGTGGATTATTGCATGGCGCAGGAGCAGGCGGTACGACCGACGGCGCTCTTTTGTTTCCACGACACGGCGGCGATCTGCGCGGCGGGACGGCTGCAGGCGCGGGGATTTCGCGTGCCCGACGAGGTGAGCGTCATGGGGCTCAACGACGAGGCGGGCGCGGCGACGAGCCACCCGGCGATAACGACCATCCATTTTCCGCTGGAAGAGATGGGGCGGGCGGGTCTGGCCGAGGTGGAGCGCCAGGCGCTGGAGGGGCGCCCGGCCGCGAGCGGCAAGATCGTGCTGCCGGTGCGGCTGGTGGAGCGGGCTTCGTGCGCGGCCTCCGGGAAATCCTGA
- a CDS encoding N-terminal cleavage protein yields the protein MSTVTHFAFPVVRRHSRRAFTLIELLAVIAIIGVLAAIILATLGNVRAKARQTQCLSNLRQLQLANILYANDNKGRFMRVKNTDGTGKWHDTSTFLRYLGDSKSSGSKLPLSMRCPDREDPAQTDSDHTAYGYNFTGLGPEAQAQGISQTEIPRPSQTLAFADAVDYQVNKTNSDKYTGAAKTTQAVAYRHGGRINIAYWDGHVNSRQRSEVANNSTLWDSLK from the coding sequence ATGAGCACCGTTACCCATTTCGCATTTCCCGTCGTCCGCCGTCACTCCCGTCGGGCCTTCACGCTGATCGAATTGCTCGCGGTCATCGCGATCATCGGCGTGCTGGCAGCGATCATCCTGGCGACCCTCGGCAACGTCCGGGCCAAGGCCCGGCAGACGCAGTGCCTCTCCAATCTGCGCCAGCTCCAACTCGCCAACATCCTGTATGCAAATGACAACAAGGGGAGGTTCATGCGTGTCAAGAATACCGATGGTACCGGCAAGTGGCACGACACCAGTACATTTTTGCGTTATCTCGGTGATTCGAAATCCAGCGGGAGCAAGCTTCCCCTTTCCATGCGTTGCCCGGACAGGGAAGATCCGGCCCAAACCGATTCCGATCACACTGCCTACGGTTACAATTTTACAGGTCTTGGCCCGGAGGCACAGGCGCAAGGCATCAGCCAGACAGAAATCCCGCGTCCCAGCCAGACACTCGCATTTGCCGACGCCGTTGATTACCAGGTCAACAAGACCAACTCCGACAAATACACCGGGGCTGCCAAAACCACACAGGCCGTCGCCTACAGGCACGGCGGCAGAATCAACATCGCCTACTGGGACGGCCACGTGAACAGCCGCCAGCGCAGCGAGGTCGCCAACAATTCCACTCTGTGGGACTCGCTCAAGTAA
- a CDS encoding acetyl xylan esterase → MRKRSLLSALASLVLASALQAGNFTFEVKTDRPAVDYAIGEPIVFTARLLEDGQPATGPKITWIREGDDRQVEKGEASASPDTPLVVTTRSETPGFIRLKLQALDADGNPLKNGERAVAYTAGAAADTAKFEVAPEPADFDAFWARQKARVAAVPLKELERVPVKVGTAGVLGYDIKVSSAGAKPLSGYLCLPEGAQAKSLPAKIIYFGYGVYPVSKNDGAAKDSIVLSVNAHGFLNGQPREYYRDLSQGELKGYAFNEKENGNPETTYFNGMMLRLIRSLEYVKSLPEWNGRDLTVEGHSQGGLQAALAAGLDPAVTRCIANQPWMCDVGGAAMGHLRGTWHIKPTPALFYYDPVYHIRRYSGSLKLLAGLGDYVCPPSGMAALFNNARGSREIVYTQGAGHTGTARGEQFTRTAP, encoded by the coding sequence ATGCGCAAACGCTCCCTCCTCTCCGCCCTCGCCTCGCTCGTTCTCGCGTCCGCCCTCCAGGCCGGCAATTTCACCTTCGAGGTGAAGACCGACCGCCCCGCCGTGGATTACGCCATCGGCGAACCGATCGTCTTCACCGCCCGTCTCCTCGAAGACGGCCAGCCTGCCACCGGTCCGAAAATCACCTGGATACGCGAGGGCGATGATCGCCAGGTTGAAAAAGGCGAAGCGTCCGCCTCGCCCGATACGCCTCTTGTCGTCACCACCCGCAGCGAAACGCCCGGCTTCATCCGCCTGAAACTCCAGGCGCTGGATGCCGATGGCAACCCGCTCAAAAACGGTGAACGCGCCGTCGCGTACACCGCCGGGGCGGCCGCCGATACGGCGAAGTTCGAAGTCGCGCCCGAGCCGGCCGATTTCGACGCCTTCTGGGCCCGGCAAAAGGCGCGTGTGGCTGCGGTGCCCCTGAAAGAACTCGAACGCGTCCCGGTCAAGGTCGGCACGGCGGGCGTACTCGGTTACGATATCAAGGTCAGCAGCGCCGGTGCCAAACCGCTGTCCGGCTACCTCTGCCTTCCGGAGGGCGCGCAGGCGAAGTCGCTGCCGGCCAAAATCATCTATTTCGGTTATGGCGTGTATCCGGTTTCCAAAAACGACGGCGCGGCCAAAGACAGCATTGTTCTCAGCGTCAACGCGCACGGGTTCCTCAACGGCCAGCCGAGGGAGTATTACCGGGACCTGAGCCAGGGAGAGCTGAAGGGCTACGCCTTCAACGAAAAGGAAAACGGAAACCCCGAGACCACCTACTTCAACGGCATGATGCTGCGCCTCATCCGGTCGCTCGAATACGTCAAAAGCCTGCCCGAATGGAACGGCCGGGATCTGACCGTGGAAGGCCACAGTCAGGGCGGCCTGCAAGCCGCCCTGGCTGCCGGACTGGATCCCGCCGTGACCCGCTGCATCGCCAACCAGCCCTGGATGTGCGACGTCGGCGGCGCGGCCATGGGACACCTGCGCGGCACCTGGCACATCAAGCCGACCCCCGCCCTTTTCTATTACGATCCCGTGTACCACATTCGCAGATACAGCGGCAGCCTGAAGCTCCTCGCCGGCCTCGGCGACTACGTCTGTCCGCCCTCCGGCATGGCCGCCCTGTTCAACAACGCCCGGGGCTCCCGCGAGATCGTTTACACGCAGGGAGCCGGCCATACCGGCACGGCGCGGGGCGAACAGTTCACCCGCACCGCTCCCTGA